A single window of Chitinophagales bacterium DNA harbors:
- a CDS encoding TonB-dependent receptor, translating into MKQLTTIFLALLLMLPFAASAQTISGKIMDKDGEPLIGATVLVSGTTTGTITDANGSYSLKVEPGSMKVEASYIGFESQSNTITLSSGQTITWNITMEEGLTFADVVVTGSRTAPRSSTSTPLPIDVVGAKELAMTGQNSFDKALTYRIPSFNSVNTPVNDATSLLDPYEIRNMGPSRTLILINGKRKNTSALLYTQTSPGRGETGADISAIPQGAIKRVEILRDGASAQYGSDAIAGVMNVILKDDAENGSVTISGGLTSEGDGETYGITLNNGSKLGENGFINYTIDFSRRDLANRPGMVDAEGEAGDFGADIAVVQAFLATMPDAGNINGSPETTSAKGLVNFGSNISDNTEIYGNAAYVYKKVNSFANYRTPYWRTLADFPYLADFFPNGPNGEYVGYVPTFDGDLNDYNATLGFKTTKNDWIADLSFTVGGNEQTYLVRNSHNRNGTLNPDGTFKYRENSPLIFDVGGTRFSHAVGNIDISRRLSETVGIAFGSEFRSETFTVIQGSEASYEDGGPDSFAGNDPRNSGSFNRFNFGGYADIALDLTDDFLVNGTIRAENYSDFGSAFVWKVSSRYKLADDKVTVRASASTGFRAPLLHQIYTQKAQYSFIPGEGIQVGGLINNVSREARLLGLPSLKPEESTNITVGIGVRPNYNFSFTLDYYNIAVTDRIILSTEIGATEAGNTSLDAILSANNLSDLSFFVNALDTRTSGIDFVANYKGIELGKGSVALNLSGNYTLQNERDGDVKNPTLVEQAGKTVSNATQEALFFTSRPKFKVIFGIDYTLDKFSLGLYNTVFGPTEFRQQGLDSRLYTEFATKVVTDLNLNYQLTDKIGLGANINNLLNVLPEWEFKADAGSEALLNDAAFLKNQSNLITFNQRYSQMTYDGYHFSQLGTIFNFALNIQL; encoded by the coding sequence ATGAAACAATTAACAACAATTTTTCTAGCATTATTATTAATGCTTCCGTTTGCGGCAAGTGCACAAACGATTTCAGGTAAGATAATGGATAAGGACGGTGAGCCTCTTATTGGAGCAACTGTTTTAGTTTCTGGTACTACTACAGGAACGATTACAGATGCAAATGGTTCTTATTCTCTCAAAGTAGAACCAGGTAGCATGAAGGTAGAAGCAAGTTACATTGGTTTTGAGTCACAATCAAATACTATAACCTTGTCATCAGGTCAAACTATTACTTGGAACATCACAATGGAAGAAGGTTTGACATTTGCGGATGTAGTCGTAACGGGTAGTCGTACAGCTCCTCGCTCTTCTACAAGTACGCCTCTACCCATTGACGTAGTTGGAGCGAAAGAGTTAGCTATGACAGGCCAAAACAGTTTCGACAAAGCATTGACTTATCGTATTCCATCATTTAACTCAGTGAATACGCCTGTAAACGATGCGACTTCGCTATTAGACCCTTACGAAATCAGAAACATGGGACCTTCTCGTACCTTGATTTTGATCAACGGAAAGCGTAAAAACACCAGTGCATTGCTTTACACCCAAACCTCTCCAGGTCGTGGTGAAACGGGAGCTGATATTTCTGCAATTCCACAAGGAGCTATTAAGAGAGTAGAAATTCTGAGAGACGGTGCTTCGGCTCAATATGGTTCCGATGCAATTGCAGGAGTAATGAACGTTATTTTGAAAGACGATGCAGAGAATGGAAGTGTCACCATTTCTGGAGGTCTTACCAGCGAAGGCGATGGAGAAACCTATGGTATTACTTTGAACAATGGTTCAAAACTGGGCGAAAACGGCTTTATCAATTATACCATTGATTTCTCTCGCAGAGACTTGGCAAACCGTCCTGGTATGGTAGATGCAGAAGGTGAAGCAGGTGACTTTGGTGCAGATATTGCAGTTGTTCAGGCATTTTTAGCCACTATGCCAGATGCAGGTAACATCAATGGATCTCCAGAAACTACTTCTGCTAAAGGGTTGGTTAATTTTGGTTCTAATATTTCTGATAACACAGAAATATATGGTAATGCAGCTTATGTTTACAAAAAAGTAAACAGTTTTGCCAATTACAGAACTCCTTATTGGAGAACCTTAGCAGACTTTCCTTACTTAGCAGACTTCTTCCCAAATGGACCTAATGGTGAATATGTTGGATATGTGCCTACTTTCGATGGTGATTTGAATGACTACAATGCCACATTGGGCTTCAAAACAACCAAAAATGACTGGATAGCAGATTTGAGTTTTACCGTAGGTGGAAACGAACAAACATACTTGGTACGCAATTCTCACAACCGCAATGGTACTTTGAATCCTGATGGCACTTTCAAATACCGTGAAAACAGTCCACTTATTTTTGATGTAGGAGGCACAAGATTTTCACATGCAGTAGGTAACATTGACATAAGTAGAAGATTGTCCGAAACAGTAGGAATTGCGTTTGGTTCGGAGTTTAGAAGCGAAACTTTTACTGTTATTCAAGGTTCGGAAGCATCTTATGAAGATGGTGGGCCTGACTCTTTTGCAGGTAATGACCCAAGAAACTCAGGTTCTTTCAACCGTTTCAACTTTGGAGGATATGCAGATATCGCATTGGATTTGACCGACGACTTTTTGGTCAACGGTACGATTCGTGCTGAAAACTACAGTGACTTCGGTAGTGCCTTTGTTTGGAAGGTAAGTTCTCGCTACAAATTGGCAGACGACAAAGTGACCGTTAGAGCTTCTGCTTCAACAGGTTTCAGAGCACCATTGCTGCACCAAATCTATACCCAAAAAGCACAGTATAGTTTTATTCCAGGTGAAGGTATTCAAGTAGGTGGTTTGATCAACAACGTTTCGAGAGAGGCCCGATTGTTGGGTCTTCCATCTTTAAAGCCAGAAGAATCTACCAACATCACGGTTGGTATCGGTGTTAGACCAAACTACAACTTTAGCTTCACTTTGGATTACTACAATATTGCAGTAACAGACAGAATCATCTTGAGTACCGAAATTGGTGCAACAGAAGCTGGAAACACTTCTTTGGATGCCATTTTATCTGCCAACAACCTTTCTGATTTGAGTTTCTTTGTGAACGCTTTGGATACCCGTACTTCTGGTATTGACTTTGTAGCCAACTACAAAGGTATTGAATTGGGTAAAGGTTCAGTAGCTTTGAATCTTTCTGGTAACTATACCCTTCAAAACGAAAGAGATGGAGATGTGAAAAACCCGACTTTGGTAGAACAGGCTGGTAAAACCGTTTCTAATGCGACACAAGAAGCCTTGTTTTTTACTTCTCGCCCTAAATTCAAAGTGATTTTTGGTATTGACTACACACTTGACAAATTTAGCTTAGGTCTATACAACACTGTATTTGGTCCTACCGAATTTAGACAACAAGGGTTAGATTCACGTCTTTACACAGAATTTGCCACAAAAGTTGTGACCGACCTGAATTTGAACTATCAATTGACCGACAAAATAGGTTTGGGAGCAAACATCAACAACTTGTTGAATGTATTGCCTGAATGGGAATTCAAAGCAGATGCAGGTTCAGAAGCACTATTGAATGATGCTGCTTTCTTGAAAAACCAATCCAATTTGATTACCTTCAATCAGCGTTATTCTCAAATGACCTATGATGGATACCATTTCAGTCAGTTGGGCACAATCTTCAATTTTGCATTGAACATTCAGTTGTAA
- the rfaD gene encoding ADP-glyceromanno-heptose 6-epimerase encodes MNLIFMVIITGAAGFIGSFFAKYLNEKGIKDLILVDDFSREDKLPNLKGIEHLGWVHRDAFIAWLPSNYQNITAIFHIGARTDTTEFDTAIFDRLNLHYTQNLWKLCTKYQIPLVYASSAATYGLGELGYEDRHDIVEQLQPLNAYGRSKNDFDKWALQQTASPPMWYGLKFFNVYGPNEYHKGRMASVIFHAFRQIQETDKMKLFRSHNPNFEDGKQLRDFVYVKDVAKVMYFLLQQIPASGLYNLGTGQARTFLDLVTNTFAALDKTPYIEFIDTPMDIRDKYQYFTEANMAKLKEAGYDEVFYSLEEGVKDYVQNYLLKR; translated from the coding sequence TTGAACTTAATATTTATGGTCATCATCACAGGCGCAGCAGGTTTTATCGGTAGTTTTTTTGCAAAATATTTGAATGAAAAAGGCATTAAGGATTTGATATTGGTAGATGATTTTTCGAGAGAGGATAAATTACCCAATTTGAAGGGGATTGAACATTTGGGATGGGTGCATAGAGATGCTTTTATTGCGTGGTTGCCATCTAATTACCAAAACATCACCGCTATTTTTCACATTGGCGCACGAACTGATACCACTGAATTTGATACGGCTATCTTTGACCGACTAAACCTACATTATACCCAAAATTTGTGGAAACTGTGTACCAAATACCAAATTCCACTGGTCTATGCTTCTTCTGCTGCAACGTATGGTTTGGGGGAATTAGGCTACGAAGACCGACACGATATTGTTGAGCAATTGCAGCCATTAAATGCCTATGGACGCTCCAAAAATGATTTTGATAAATGGGCTTTGCAGCAAACAGCGAGTCCTCCAATGTGGTATGGATTGAAGTTTTTCAATGTGTATGGCCCCAATGAATACCATAAAGGACGTATGGCTTCGGTTATTTTTCATGCTTTTCGACAAATTCAAGAAACAGATAAGATGAAATTGTTTCGATCTCACAATCCTAACTTTGAAGATGGAAAACAACTTAGAGATTTCGTCTATGTGAAAGATGTAGCAAAAGTGATGTACTTTTTGTTGCAACAAATACCTGCATCTGGCTTGTACAACTTAGGTACTGGTCAAGCCCGCACCTTTTTGGATTTGGTGACCAATACTTTTGCCGCATTGGATAAAACTCCTTACATTGAATTCATTGATACTCCGATGGATATTCGGGACAAATACCAGTATTTTACTGAAGCCAATATGGCCAAATTGAAGGAAGCAGGTTATGATGAAGTATTTTATTCTTTGGAAGAAGGGGTGAAAGATTATGTGCAAAATTATCTGCTAAAGAGGTAG
- a CDS encoding helix-turn-helix transcriptional regulator produces the protein MYLSNNIRYFRKKLGLNQIAFADLIGAKRNTISDYERGRSNPSIELIRKMAELFKTNLDDLIEKDMSQFSTEKLSVEALKVNKLEEEGATYYSKVINELDENILAEVSEQNRLKIKLYIDHLQMNIQQLKQQNESKDTEIYYLKNLIAAKEQTIQNLKRLIDFLEKQVKN, from the coding sequence ATGTATCTAAGTAACAATATTCGCTATTTTAGAAAAAAATTGGGCTTGAACCAAATTGCTTTTGCAGATTTGATTGGGGCAAAGAGGAATACTATAAGTGATTATGAAAGAGGGAGATCGAATCCAAGCATTGAATTGATACGCAAGATGGCAGAATTGTTCAAAACCAACTTGGATGATTTGATAGAAAAAGATATGTCGCAATTTTCGACAGAAAAGTTGAGTGTGGAAGCATTGAAGGTGAACAAACTGGAAGAAGAAGGAGCTACGTATTATTCAAAGGTAATTAATGAATTGGATGAAAATATTTTGGCAGAAGTTTCTGAACAAAACCGCCTAAAAATCAAGCTTTACATTGATCATTTACAGATGAATATACAGCAATTGAAACAACAAAATGAAAGCAAGGATACAGAAATCTATTACCTCAAAAATCTGATTGCAGCAAAGGAACAAACTATCCAAAATTTGAAACGCTTGATAGATTTTTTGGAGAAACAAGTCAAGAATTGA
- the aat gene encoding leucyl/phenylalanyl-tRNA--protein transferase — MPIYALDKTYLAFPPPNMAEDDGMLAIGGDLSSERLLLAYSMGIFPWFSEYEPILWWSPDPRCVLYPEDLKVSKSMKQVFRKETFTITADQDFRSVITACQQQPRRGQDGTWITSEMLEAYCKLHEMGFAHSIEVWNTQQELVGGLYGISLGGAYFGESMFTYQSNASKAGFITLVYNLQKWGFNLIDCQIHTDHLESLGAIDIPRKAYLDLLNESLTSESVRGKWTLEAISF, encoded by the coding sequence ATGCCTATCTACGCCTTAGACAAAACCTATCTGGCTTTTCCTCCTCCCAATATGGCTGAAGACGATGGAATGTTGGCTATTGGAGGTGATTTATCCTCTGAGAGGCTGCTATTGGCTTACAGCATGGGCATTTTCCCTTGGTTTTCAGAGTATGAGCCGATTCTTTGGTGGTCACCCGATCCAAGATGTGTATTGTATCCCGAAGATTTGAAGGTTTCTAAAAGCATGAAGCAGGTATTTCGTAAGGAAACCTTCACGATAACTGCCGATCAAGATTTTAGAAGTGTCATCACTGCCTGCCAACAACAGCCGAGGAGAGGTCAAGACGGTACTTGGATTACCTCCGAAATGTTGGAAGCCTATTGTAAATTACATGAAATGGGGTTTGCCCACTCTATTGAAGTCTGGAATACGCAGCAAGAATTGGTGGGCGGTTTGTATGGCATCTCTTTGGGAGGGGCTTATTTTGGTGAGTCCATGTTTACTTATCAAAGCAATGCCTCCAAAGCAGGTTTTATTACCTTGGTGTACAACCTTCAAAAATGGGGATTCAACCTAATTGATTGTCAGATACATACGGATCATCTTGAGAGCTTAGGTGCTATTGACATACCCCGCAAAGCGTATTTAGATCTATTGAATGAATCCCTTACTTCTGAAAGCGTACGTGGAAAATGGACATTGGAGGCAATCTCTTTTTGA
- a CDS encoding ATP-dependent Clp protease adaptor ClpS, whose product MANPTTQEITKTVVDELLETVIGKQCNLVVHNDEINTFDWVIESLIDICNHTPEQAEQCALIIHMKGQYSVRHGVESKLKPMREALVDRGIGATIEYQ is encoded by the coding sequence ATGGCAAACCCTACAACACAAGAAATCACCAAAACAGTGGTGGATGAACTATTGGAAACAGTTATTGGCAAACAATGTAACTTAGTGGTTCACAACGATGAAATTAATACATTTGATTGGGTAATCGAATCACTGATAGATATTTGTAACCATACTCCTGAACAAGCAGAACAGTGTGCATTGATTATCCACATGAAGGGACAATACTCTGTTCGACATGGTGTAGAAAGCAAGTTAAAGCCTATGCGTGAGGCACTTGTAGATAGAGGCATTGGTGCTACTATTGAATATCAATAA
- a CDS encoding SdrD B-like domain-containing protein: protein MKKVLLFWALLCLSLFSYAQMSITKTCDKLTAASGETFTYTLQYSCSSITGQCDNMVVTDQLPPEVEFVSAFGSIHTTAVNENNGLVTFTFQSVVNAGSTGELLITVRFPNGTTPDGTQAVNTATIDDDNVAPITSDPVTTTSTANCDWTVSKIIQGGGTPVIGENVTYVIEVCQEGGNGSLNLSSSSLIDNLPTGATFVSASDGGTESGGEVTWNLGALSYNDCYTRTVTVNFPSGTFSDGQSVANVASLSGTCIGEANGPLDSFTLNHTLADPVVLIEFDKRVEGSSTRLVGEYIEYVIKAENPGDFDVSNFIVTDTLPDPINLLAVKTGAYDTLNITIRYQTDQNNGTWIDWVGGPFTGQSQQTLKVSDLGLVVNDYVTMVQWEFDYMPAGFDSWNDLGLIGEIINPDHGGNAVNPEDTFTNTAYVDYDYNGTPTQESDETTVTIGTSSAAELWLEKGAANAERVIGQAFNYYVHPANAGGTPFANFVMTDTIPAAMLLTKTESGGWTNAPFTNVYVRYQTNLNNGAWIDWPGSPFLGDEDAQLSVSALGLASGDYVTMVQWDFGNVPVGFDSDGNRPRVTGTLLATDHNGDPVNVGDEIENCVFLSGENNGIVYTERQCASTTVALPKPDLDPAKLIVDEQTFYYPGDTVTFEIEIENNDGSTGIMVNPTVMDLLPEELEYLVGSWTITDNDADAAIPNFYLETNYKGTGRTLLRWDWTGTAASDFQIGDDVYIEFDVVIAKSVIAGEIINRLHMTSENTYNCDEDDELDIYDLDDDGDTTEIFCYDSNDAVITIPSLAALESEKLVKGELDDDWSKFPDNGVTTPGGLADYQLFVRNVGTVPMTDVIVIDILPFIGDKGVIDLSDRLSEWRPNLVGAVEAPSGVTVYYSTEGNPCRDELTPGVPASCNPPNWTTALPQNVTDVQALKFDFGSTVINPGDELMLEWPMRAPANAPDQGEIAWNSFGYIATRTDNDVTLLPAEPIKVGIQIEPVQPGAYGNFVWLDVNANGLQDGGEVGVDNVRVELYQDNGDGIADIADDELVSFTLTANGGFYLFPTLDADDYYAVFQLPPTYNLSPFQNTSEAGYSTDLDSDGQAATIGAFQVAITPITHIDITEDDRSWDLGLYQDTPPVAALGNYVWNDENGNGLQDESANLGINGIEVRLYEEGGVTAIDTVYTANDLNGNPGYYVFDGLDPNTNYFVEFVLQSYGGGLTDPAFTTPEQGAGGSDTNDSDAVVTGDPLIARTSVIDVSSGVYDDAWDAGIVVPSSDLALGNRVWEDTDNDGVYDYLDGEQGINGVKVNLYVDSDGSGDFSGGDVFYATTTTVTNGGIQGYYCFENLPAGDYIVEIDASNFAANEDLDGLISSTGNDLGDNTAPDPNPDTDHDDNGYSINNSIASKAISLTDDTGSDANADGDNNPKTNKTVDFGFYAFVCPEITALTSTPTDVCLGTNDVNITIQHDANPGDLALYYSTSTLTAADLYSAGNGGATLIAAPISPALDATSTTQAFTIPNSAGTYYVYAILGSGNANILDPHCLPMAIRSITVYESPNAGDDDATLTLCNNLSSNSTTIDLNTALLGADAGGTWAETTGTPSGSFNTSTAVFDADGVSEGIYTFTYTVTTLDAPVECNQDVATFTVTVSYCCPPSKCGRVTITRN, encoded by the coding sequence ATGAAAAAAGTACTACTTTTCTGGGCATTACTATGCCTTTCTCTCTTTTCGTATGCCCAGATGAGTATCACAAAGACTTGTGACAAACTCACCGCCGCTTCAGGCGAAACGTTTACCTATACTCTTCAATATTCCTGCTCAAGTATTACAGGACAATGTGACAACATGGTGGTGACAGACCAATTGCCACCAGAAGTTGAATTTGTATCAGCATTTGGTTCGATACATACAACGGCTGTTAATGAAAACAACGGATTGGTGACTTTTACCTTCCAAAGTGTGGTCAATGCAGGTTCAACGGGTGAATTGCTCATTACTGTTCGTTTTCCAAATGGAACGACTCCCGATGGCACACAAGCTGTCAATACGGCAACGATTGACGACGACAATGTAGCTCCGATTACGAGCGACCCCGTTACCACGACTTCAACAGCTAATTGTGATTGGACAGTTTCCAAAATCATACAAGGTGGAGGAACGCCTGTTATTGGAGAAAATGTCACCTATGTCATTGAAGTTTGTCAAGAAGGCGGCAATGGCAGTTTGAACCTGAGTAGTTCCAGTTTGATAGACAATTTGCCTACAGGAGCTACTTTTGTATCTGCCAGTGATGGAGGTACTGAAAGTGGAGGGGAAGTCACTTGGAATTTGGGAGCATTAAGCTACAATGATTGCTATACACGAACCGTTACGGTTAATTTTCCATCGGGAACTTTTTCTGATGGGCAGAGCGTAGCGAATGTTGCTTCACTTTCTGGTACATGTATAGGAGAAGCGAATGGTCCTTTGGATAGCTTTACCTTGAACCACACCCTTGCAGACCCTGTGGTCTTGATAGAATTTGACAAAAGAGTAGAAGGCAGCTCGACTCGTTTGGTGGGAGAATATATAGAATATGTCATTAAAGCCGAAAATCCTGGTGATTTTGACGTGAGTAACTTTATAGTTACAGATACACTACCCGACCCCATAAATTTATTGGCTGTTAAAACAGGAGCTTATGATACATTAAATATTACAATTCGCTACCAAACCGACCAAAACAATGGCACATGGATAGATTGGGTAGGAGGCCCCTTTACAGGGCAAAGTCAACAAACATTGAAGGTAAGCGATTTGGGATTAGTAGTAAACGACTATGTGACCATGGTACAATGGGAGTTTGATTACATGCCTGCAGGTTTTGATTCTTGGAATGATTTGGGGCTTATTGGGGAAATTATTAATCCCGATCATGGTGGGAATGCGGTCAATCCTGAAGATACTTTCACCAATACAGCCTATGTGGATTATGATTACAATGGTACTCCAACACAAGAATCTGATGAAACAACGGTTACGATTGGCACCTCAAGTGCAGCCGAATTATGGCTGGAAAAAGGGGCTGCAAATGCTGAAAGAGTGATTGGGCAGGCTTTCAATTATTACGTACACCCTGCTAATGCAGGAGGAACACCCTTTGCCAACTTTGTAATGACAGATACTATTCCTGCTGCAATGTTGCTCACAAAAACAGAATCTGGTGGTTGGACGAATGCGCCTTTCACAAATGTTTATGTCCGTTATCAAACCAACCTCAACAATGGCGCATGGATTGATTGGCCTGGCAGTCCATTCTTAGGAGACGAAGATGCACAACTATCTGTTAGTGCTTTGGGCTTGGCTTCGGGTGATTATGTGACTATGGTACAGTGGGATTTTGGAAATGTGCCTGTGGGTTTTGATTCAGATGGCAACCGCCCAAGAGTGACAGGAACACTTTTGGCGACAGACCACAATGGAGACCCAGTGAATGTGGGAGATGAAATAGAAAACTGCGTGTTTTTGTCGGGCGAAAACAACGGGATAGTTTATACTGAACGTCAATGTGCCTCTACTACTGTTGCTCTCCCCAAACCCGATTTAGACCCTGCCAAATTGATTGTAGATGAACAAACGTTCTATTATCCAGGCGATACCGTCACTTTTGAAATAGAAATAGAAAACAATGACGGTTCAACAGGAATAATGGTGAATCCTACTGTAATGGACTTACTGCCCGAAGAATTGGAGTACCTGGTGGGAAGTTGGACAATCACAGACAATGATGCAGATGCAGCTATCCCCAACTTCTATTTGGAAACCAACTACAAAGGAACGGGAAGAACTTTGCTTCGATGGGATTGGACAGGAACTGCAGCTTCTGATTTTCAGATAGGAGATGATGTCTATATAGAATTTGATGTAGTGATTGCCAAAAGCGTAATAGCAGGAGAAATCATCAACCGTTTGCACATGACAAGCGAAAACACCTATAATTGCGACGAAGACGACGAGCTAGATATTTACGATTTGGACGATGATGGAGATACAACAGAAATATTTTGTTATGATAGCAACGATGCCGTTATTACCATTCCAAGTCTTGCCGCTTTGGAGTCCGAAAAATTGGTCAAAGGAGAATTGGATGATGACTGGTCCAAATTTCCCGACAATGGAGTGACAACTCCAGGAGGACTTGCAGACTACCAATTGTTTGTCCGCAATGTTGGAACCGTTCCGATGACCGATGTAATAGTGATTGACATTCTGCCCTTTATAGGCGACAAAGGCGTGATAGATTTGTCCGACAGGCTTTCCGAATGGCGACCCAATTTGGTGGGAGCAGTAGAGGCCCCAAGTGGTGTGACGGTCTATTACAGCACAGAAGGAAATCCTTGTAGAGATGAACTGACTCCAGGTGTGCCTGCAAGTTGCAACCCACCCAACTGGACTACTGCCTTGCCGCAAAATGTAACCGATGTGCAAGCCTTGAAGTTTGACTTTGGCAGCACGGTTATCAATCCTGGAGACGAATTGATGTTGGAGTGGCCCATGCGTGCGCCCGCCAATGCACCCGACCAAGGCGAAATTGCATGGAATTCATTCGGTTACATTGCCACTCGAACTGACAACGATGTCACCTTATTGCCTGCCGAACCCATCAAAGTAGGCATACAAATCGAACCCGTTCAGCCAGGAGCTTATGGTAATTTTGTTTGGTTGGATGTCAATGCCAATGGACTGCAAGATGGAGGAGAAGTAGGTGTGGACAATGTGCGAGTAGAATTGTATCAAGACAATGGAGATGGCATTGCAGACATTGCAGACGATGAGTTGGTGAGTTTTACTCTTACTGCAAATGGTGGTTTTTACCTCTTTCCAACCTTGGATGCAGATGATTATTATGCCGTTTTTCAATTGCCGCCTACTTACAATTTATCGCCCTTTCAAAACACAAGTGAAGCTGGTTATAGTACCGATTTGGACTCTGACGGACAAGCCGCTACAATTGGCGCATTTCAAGTAGCGATTACACCGATTACACATATTGACATAACAGAAGACGACCGTTCATGGGATTTGGGTTTGTACCAAGACACGCCACCCGTAGCAGCTTTGGGAAATTATGTTTGGAACGATGAAAACGGCAATGGACTGCAAGACGAATCCGCCAATTTGGGCATCAATGGCATTGAAGTGAGGCTCTACGAAGAAGGTGGAGTCACTGCAATCGATACTGTTTACACCGCCAATGATTTGAATGGAAATCCAGGCTATTATGTTTTCGACGGTTTAGACCCCAACACCAATTATTTCGTAGAATTTGTACTCCAAAGTTATGGTGGTGGATTGACTGACCCTGCATTTACCACACCAGAGCAAGGTGCAGGTGGAAGCGATACCAATGACTCGGATGCTGTAGTGACAGGCGACCCATTGATTGCCCGAACAAGCGTAATAGATGTCAGCAGCGGTGTATATGATGATGCTTGGGATGCAGGAATTGTCGTGCCTTCCAGTGATTTGGCATTGGGAAATAGAGTTTGGGAAGACACGGACAACGATGGAGTCTATGATTATTTGGACGGAGAACAAGGCATCAATGGCGTGAAAGTCAATCTCTATGTGGATTCGGATGGAAGCGGTGATTTCAGTGGTGGAGATGTATTTTATGCCACAACTACGACTGTCACAAACGGAGGAATACAGGGTTATTACTGTTTTGAAAACCTCCCTGCTGGGGATTACATTGTCGAAATAGATGCCAGTAATTTTGCTGCAAATGAAGACTTGGACGGTTTAATCAGCAGTACAGGCAACGATTTAGGCGACAATACAGCCCCTGACCCCAACCCTGATACCGACCACGACGACAATGGATATTCCATAAACAACAGTATTGCCAGCAAAGCGATTTCCTTGACAGATGATACGGGTTCTGATGCCAATGCAGATGGCGACAACAACCCAAAAACCAACAAAACCGTTGACTTCGGATTTTACGCCTTTGTCTGCCCCGAAATCACCGCCCTAACCAGCACACCAACCGATGTATGTCTGGGAACTAATGATGTAAACATTACGATTCAACATGATGCAAACCCTGGTGATTTGGCACTCTATTACAGCACTTCCACCCTTACAGCAGCCGATTTATACAGCGCAGGCAATGGCGGAGCAACTTTGATTGCAGCCCCTATTTCCCCTGCTTTAGACGCAACTTCCACCACTCAAGCTTTCACCATTCCCAACAGCGCAGGAACGTATTACGTCTATGCGATTTTGGGGAGCGGCAATGCCAACATTCTCGACCCACATTGTTTGCCGATGGCCATTCGCTCCATCACCGTTTACGAATCACCCAATGCAGGAGACGACGATGCTACTTTGACTCTTTGCAACAATCTAAGTAGCAATTCTACCACCATAGATTTGAACACCGCACTTTTGGGCGCAGACGCAGGTGGAACATGGGCGGAAACAACAGGCACACCCTCGGGTAGCTTCAATACTTCAACAGCCGTTTTTGATGCAGATGGCGTGTCAGAAGGCATTTATACCTTCACCTATACCGTTACGACTTTGGACGCACCTGTAGAATGTAATCAAGATGTGGCAACTTTCACTGTAACAGTGAGTTATTGCTGTCCGCCAAGTAAATGTGGAAGAGTAACAATAACGAGGAATTAG